From Campylobacter concisus ATCC 51562, one genomic window encodes:
- a CDS encoding putative peptidoglycan-binding domain-containing protein — MKNFTNAFYTLMSLEFNSPKNALHKNPNEKGLTFMGIYEDAHPNWQGWGQVREAINAYGDLEKASVALFNDDALIEKVKIFYKKEFWDKMRLDEVDSKLKACELFVFGVNVDTVPAVRVLQRLLGVVVDGIMGTLTLKALNNYDERAFDVDFDRAEITYYRNLVKAKPAYYIYKSGWENRARSV, encoded by the coding sequence ATGAAAAACTTTACTAACGCATTTTATACATTAATGAGCCTAGAATTTAATAGCCCTAAAAACGCCCTACACAAAAACCCAAACGAGAAAGGCTTAACATTTATGGGTATTTATGAAGACGCCCACCCAAACTGGCAAGGCTGGGGGCAAGTTAGAGAAGCTATCAACGCATACGGCGATCTTGAAAAGGCTAGCGTCGCACTTTTTAATGATGATGCATTAATTGAAAAAGTAAAAATATTTTATAAAAAAGAATTTTGGGACAAAATGAGGCTTGACGAGGTAGATAGTAAATTAAAAGCGTGTGAACTCTTTGTTTTTGGTGTAAACGTAGATACAGTGCCAGCAGTCAGGGTTTTACAAAGGCTTTTAGGTGTGGTGGTGGATGGTATTATGGGTACTCTGACTCTTAAAGCATTAAATAACTACGACGAGCGAGCCTTTGACGTTGATTTTGATAGAGCAGAGATCACCTATTATAGAAATTTAGTAAAAGCAAAACCGGCATATTATATTTATAAAAGCGGCTGGGAGAATAGAGCGAGGAGTGTGTAA
- a CDS encoding phage tail protein, giving the protein MVTIEELKLGNRTLEALKFLLSQITELETAISQINISEIKDANTLTKQQIVTLQDVKVAVENINTELISKKTDFDEKKQNFDTNLSTFRNDKADFDEKKADFDSKNNTALSNFAFIASNVEKINKTSDLLADAKSILEIIKPIEQKAQTALETLANSQNKFTELDALKTTLLELKKSLEKISTNGLINDTSASVTTTYSSVKIDSLLVAKLDASEKNNYVSLENGKIKSELLPDINATTLNGKSSDVFELKIESTSKYNTLSQSISTLETSLNSGLNSLSNSLKDKIASNLKGVANGLATLDNSGKVPNSQLPKIDTYTKQESDNKFALKTELQKAIPVGSYLLYSSNSNIPNGFLRCDGSALDKNTYSALFEVIGYTYGKSGDKFLLPNFSDGKFMRGTGGNAAALGVAQQDEFKAHSHGIGQQPGVGQSNNGGTGGFVGQNSYLKSGITGGNETRPYNMAVVVLIKY; this is encoded by the coding sequence ATGGTAACGATAGAGGAATTAAAGCTTGGCAATAGAACACTAGAAGCATTAAAATTCTTGCTCTCTCAAATAACTGAGCTAGAAACAGCAATAAGCCAAATAAATATAAGCGAAATAAAAGACGCAAATACTCTAACAAAACAACAAATAGTGACGCTACAAGATGTTAAAGTGGCGGTTGAAAACATAAACACAGAGCTTATCTCTAAAAAAACAGATTTTGACGAGAAAAAACAAAATTTTGACACCAATCTTAGCACTTTTAGAAATGATAAGGCAGATTTTGATGAGAAAAAGGCAGATTTCGATAGTAAAAATAATACTGCACTAAGCAATTTTGCATTTATCGCCAGCAATGTAGAAAAAATTAATAAAACAAGTGATCTATTAGCTGATGCAAAATCTATTTTAGAAATAATCAAGCCAATAGAGCAAAAGGCTCAAACAGCGCTTGAAACATTGGCTAATTCTCAAAATAAATTTACTGAATTAGATGCTTTAAAAACAACACTGCTTGAGCTAAAAAAATCCCTTGAAAAAATAAGCACAAACGGACTAATAAACGACACTAGTGCAAGCGTAACAACAACTTATTCAAGCGTAAAAATTGATAGCTTGCTTGTAGCAAAATTAGATGCTAGTGAGAAAAACAATTATGTTTCACTAGAAAATGGCAAGATAAAATCAGAGCTACTACCTGATATAAATGCCACCACACTTAATGGTAAGAGCAGTGATGTCTTCGAGCTAAAAATTGAAAGCACAAGCAAGTATAATACTTTATCTCAAAGCATAAGTACACTAGAGACCTCTTTAAATAGCGGACTAAATAGCCTTTCAAATAGTCTAAAGGATAAAATAGCAAGTAACTTAAAAGGAGTGGCTAATGGGCTGGCTACATTAGATAATAGTGGTAAAGTCCCAAATAGTCAGCTTCCAAAAATAGACACATACACCAAACAAGAAAGCGATAACAAATTTGCTCTAAAAACTGAGCTACAAAAAGCTATACCAGTCGGAAGCTACCTTTTATACAGTTCAAACTCAAATATCCCAAACGGCTTTTTACGTTGTGACGGCTCAGCACTTGACAAAAATACATACTCCGCGCTTTTTGAAGTGATCGGATACACATATGGAAAAAGTGGCGATAAATTCTTATTGCCAAACTTTAGTGATGGAAAATTCATGCGTGGCACTGGCGGTAACGCAGCCGCTCTTGGTGTAGCACAACAAGACGAATTTAAAGCTCACTCACATGGCATCGGTCAGCAGCCAGGTGTAGGGCAATCAAATAATGGTGGGACGGGTGGCTTTGTTGGGCAAAATAGCTATCTAAAATCAGGTATCACTGGTGGCAATGAAACACGCCCCTACAATATGGCGGTAGTCGTGTTAATAAAATACTAG
- a CDS encoding DUF5309 family protein, with amino-acid sequence MAITTTGFQAPATKREGLKPSVYENIILIGADETPILKLIGTSSVKGIEHSWLTDSLAAPKKNAQLEISDFDDQIKSSMQKTSNAVQIFTSNVSVSRSMQAVATYGGKELERETAKRAKEHKLDMEYALFGLGRDADAKKSVFKAPTVRTDATAGEMAGLFYFLAKGAAAFASGKRGNVVAFDSSGDWKGTPAALTETVLSQLLQNIWDAGTTPKDVFIGADLKPAINKIATRQFGNEKNINSSVVSLDTDFGRVNFRLHRFLSPKYGLGDCIIAGDFDYMKNGLLVPTELKDVTTSKTAIQKRYYTESCLEVRNADAFAIGVGLKA; translated from the coding sequence ATGGCAATAACTACAACTGGGTTTCAAGCCCCAGCTACAAAACGTGAAGGCTTAAAACCCTCAGTCTACGAAAACATAATTTTAATAGGTGCTGACGAGACGCCTATACTTAAACTAATTGGCACTTCAAGTGTTAAAGGTATAGAGCACTCTTGGCTAACTGACAGCTTAGCTGCCCCAAAGAAAAACGCACAGCTAGAGATTTCTGACTTTGATGATCAGATCAAATCAAGTATGCAAAAGACTTCAAACGCAGTGCAAATTTTCACTTCAAACGTGAGTGTGTCAAGAAGTATGCAAGCAGTGGCTACTTATGGCGGTAAAGAGCTAGAGCGTGAGACAGCCAAAAGAGCAAAAGAGCATAAGCTAGATATGGAATACGCTCTTTTTGGTCTTGGTCGTGACGCTGATGCTAAAAAGAGTGTGTTTAAAGCACCGACTGTTAGAACGGATGCAACAGCTGGCGAAATGGCAGGACTATTTTATTTCTTAGCTAAAGGTGCGGCTGCATTTGCAAGTGGCAAGCGTGGTAACGTTGTAGCATTTGATAGCTCAGGTGACTGGAAAGGCACTCCAGCAGCACTAACTGAAACCGTGCTGTCACAACTACTTCAAAACATTTGGGATGCAGGCACAACTCCAAAAGATGTGTTTATCGGTGCTGATTTAAAACCGGCCATCAATAAAATAGCTACTCGCCAATTTGGTAATGAGAAAAATATCAACTCTAGCGTTGTTAGTCTAGACACTGACTTTGGCAGGGTAAATTTTAGACTTCACCGCTTCTTAAGCCCTAAATACGGCTTGGGAGATTGTATCATCGCAGGAGATTTTGACTATATGAAAAATGGCCTATTAGTGCCAACTGAGTTAAAAGACGTGACTACTTCAAAAACAGCTATCCAAAAGAGATACTACACTGAAAGCTGCCTAGAAGTAAGAAACGCAGATGCATTTGCAATAGGCGTTGGCTTAAAGGCATAA
- a CDS encoding phage holin family protein — protein MEDLVSKLGIYFWVVVVGLLGGALGSINNKEQTINRERKVVNFIVDTISSGFICWIFFEIASFFTNNNDRFSLAVGGFFSWRGTAWIRAVVDKVIDKKISSFGDYDDFSPKPPKDLNF, from the coding sequence ATGGAGGATCTTGTCAGCAAATTAGGTATTTATTTTTGGGTTGTAGTTGTCGGCCTTCTAGGTGGAGCGCTAGGATCTATAAACAACAAAGAACAAACTATAAATAGAGAGCGTAAAGTAGTAAATTTTATAGTTGATACTATTAGCTCAGGCTTTATTTGCTGGATATTTTTTGAAATAGCATCATTTTTTACAAATAATAATGATCGCTTTAGTCTTGCAGTCGGCGGCTTTTTTTCTTGGCGTGGAACAGCGTGGATACGCGCTGTGGTTGATAAAGTAATAGATAAAAAGATTAGTAGTTTTGGCGATTATGATGACTTCTCGCCTAAGCCGCCTAAAGATTTAAATTTTTAA